One region of Cryptomeria japonica unplaced genomic scaffold, Sugi_1.0 HiC_scaffold_227, whole genome shotgun sequence genomic DNA includes:
- the LOC131054491 gene encoding SKP1-like protein 1B produces the protein MEGKVILSSSDGQVFEVDMKVAMISQTLSNMLKDTEDTGSETAPIKLANVSSRIFNLIIEYGKYHVEAQKSDTSEPTADLKKRVRELVADDKDTLFQLMIAANFLHIQSLLDLSYQIVAEDIAACKDQQMIRQKYNIENDYSPEEEEEVLKLHNIFE, from the exons ATGGAAGGCAAGGTGATTTTAAGCAGTTCCGACGGTCAAGTATTCGAAGTAGATATGAAAGTGGCCATGATATCGCAAACCTTAAGTAATATGTTAAAGGATACAGAGGATACAGGTAGTGAGACAGCTCCCATCAAATTGGCAAATGTTTCCAGTAGAATTTTTAATCTTATTATCGAATACGGCAAATACCATGTTGAAGCCCAAAAGTCGGATACAAGCGAACCAACTGCGGATTTGAAGAAACGGGTTAGGGAGTTGGTAGCTGATGATAAAGACACTCTCTTCCAGTTGATGATC GCAGCAAATTTCCTTCACATTCAGAGTCTTCTTGATTTATCATACCAGATTGTGGCTGAGGACATTGCAGCATGTAAAGACCAACAAATGATTCGCCAAAAATATAACATAGAAAATGACTATAGTCCTGAAGAGGAGGAAGAGGTTTTAAAGCTGCATAATATATTTGAATGA